Proteins found in one Fimbriimonadaceae bacterium genomic segment:
- a CDS encoding dihydrodipicolinate synthase family protein produces MTFRLHGLVAATHTPFDAHGELNLDAVDAQAAHLAKNGVTTVFIGGSTGESHSLSLDERLAMTEKWTTIACEHGLGVVVHVGSNCLRDACALAAHAASRGVAAVSALAPMYFKPKSLDVLVDCCAEVARSAPQVPFYFYDIPALTGVNFSMPEFLARAPEKIPNLAGIKFTNPDLMAYQNCLRTPFDIPWGVDEYMLGALALGAKGAVGSSFNFAAPVYHRLVSAFEAGDMGTARQEQLKSVRLVELLASYGYMAAAKATMGFLGVDVGAPRLPNAGLTADSVARLKSDLDALGFFDWVATR; encoded by the coding sequence ATGACCTTCCGGCTCCATGGCCTCGTCGCCGCGACCCACACGCCGTTCGACGCCCACGGGGAGCTGAACCTGGACGCCGTGGACGCTCAGGCCGCCCATCTCGCCAAGAACGGCGTCACGACAGTTTTCATCGGGGGCAGCACGGGCGAAAGTCATTCGCTTTCCCTGGACGAACGCCTCGCCATGACCGAGAAATGGACAACTATAGCCTGCGAACATGGACTGGGTGTCGTCGTCCACGTCGGGTCGAACTGCCTTCGAGACGCCTGCGCCTTGGCCGCCCACGCGGCGTCGCGTGGTGTGGCGGCGGTCTCCGCCCTCGCCCCGATGTACTTCAAGCCGAAGTCGCTTGACGTCCTCGTCGACTGCTGCGCCGAAGTCGCCAGAAGTGCCCCCCAGGTGCCGTTCTACTTCTACGACATCCCGGCCCTGACCGGCGTGAACTTCTCGATGCCCGAGTTCCTCGCCCGGGCACCGGAGAAGATCCCCAACCTCGCCGGTATCAAGTTCACCAACCCCGATCTGATGGCATACCAGAACTGCCTGCGCACCCCGTTCGACATCCCTTGGGGAGTCGACGAATACATGCTCGGGGCCCTGGCCCTGGGAGCCAAGGGTGCCGTCGGCAGCAGCTTCAACTTCGCCGCGCCGGTGTACCACCGCTTGGTCTCGGCGTTTGAAGCGGGGGACATGGGGACGGCCCGACAGGAGCAGCTGAAGTCCGTCCGGCTCGTCGAGCTGCTCGCCTCCTACGGGTACATGGCGGCGGCCAAGGCGACGATGGGTTTCCTCGGGGTGGACGTCGGCGCACCGAGACTGCCCAACGCGGGTCTTACCGCCGACTCAGTGGCCCGGCTGAAATCCGACCTCGACGCCTTAGGGTTCTTCGATTGGGTGGCGACGCGATGA
- a CDS encoding phospholipase C, phosphocholine-specific codes for MAPSRRDFLKAAAAVGSSAFLNEAITATIVRAAMIDPDPGTTFHDAEHIVVLMQENRSFDHTFGCLRGVRGFRDPRPFELVNGRSAWFQTDDDGTVVPPFRLEMDKTNVTWMGGTPHSWTDQIDARHGGRYDKWLQAKRRGDKFPMTMGYFSREDIPFYYALADCFTVFDQAFCSSLTGTTPNRLFLWTGTIREDADHPARVTNGETDYGSEAAWKTFPERLQEAGVSWKVYQNEISISSGLNGDEDTWLANFTDNPLEWFQQYRVRFSPRRREFVKGEIARLEAEAAKGGATNDAKSKLAALRLEAETYSESAWAALPAHDRELHRRAFADNAADPDFRTLVDHTYDDNGTSRTIKVPKGDVLHQFRQDVMSGGLPAVSWLVAPERFSDHPGSAWFGAWYLSEAMNILTKDPEVWKKTVFILCYDENDGLFDHVPPFIAPHPGRPETGKTSPNIDTSVDVADTHNRDHAIGLGYRCPLVVASPWTRGGAVNSQVSDHTSIIRFIETWLAGKGKQVHESNISTWRRTVCGDLTSAFQRYEGQKTKLPEFLQRDTTIERIHKASFRKEPEPVRGLSEHDALASKVAAAQEPGVRPACPLPYELEASVVVKGGEAHISLQAGDTRHGKKAAGGAFMAYSYAPTFVARAYAVTPGDTVTDKLPVGDRVHVRIDGPNGFLRQVKSSGTPLFEANVRSLGGDVQLEILNPSGESIQVVVKDQSYGEKLPTVRVPAHGSRKVRVSTAKSARWYDVSASAGETAYRFAGRVETGEWTTSDPAM; via the coding sequence GTGGCCCCTTCCCGACGTGACTTCCTCAAGGCTGCTGCGGCGGTCGGTTCGTCCGCCTTTCTGAACGAGGCGATCACCGCCACGATCGTCCGGGCGGCAATGATCGACCCCGACCCGGGCACCACATTCCACGACGCCGAGCACATCGTGGTCCTCATGCAAGAGAACCGTTCGTTCGACCACACCTTCGGCTGTCTTCGCGGCGTCCGCGGGTTCCGCGACCCGCGGCCGTTTGAACTTGTCAACGGACGAAGCGCCTGGTTCCAGACCGACGACGACGGCACCGTCGTGCCGCCGTTCCGCCTGGAGATGGACAAAACCAACGTCACATGGATGGGCGGGACACCGCACTCATGGACTGACCAGATCGACGCCCGCCACGGCGGAAGGTATGACAAATGGCTCCAAGCCAAGCGTCGAGGTGACAAGTTCCCCATGACCATGGGCTACTTCAGCCGGGAAGACATCCCCTTCTACTACGCGTTAGCCGACTGCTTCACCGTCTTTGACCAAGCGTTTTGCTCGTCGCTGACCGGCACGACGCCCAACCGCCTCTTCCTTTGGACTGGAACGATTCGCGAGGACGCCGACCACCCGGCCCGGGTCACAAATGGCGAGACCGACTATGGCTCAGAGGCCGCATGGAAAACCTTCCCCGAGCGGCTCCAGGAAGCCGGTGTCTCGTGGAAGGTCTATCAGAACGAAATCTCGATCAGCTCAGGACTGAACGGCGACGAAGACACGTGGCTGGCTAACTTCACCGACAACCCGTTGGAGTGGTTCCAGCAATACCGGGTCCGCTTCTCTCCTCGACGGCGTGAGTTTGTGAAGGGCGAGATCGCCCGGCTTGAGGCAGAAGCGGCCAAGGGTGGGGCTACAAATGACGCCAAGTCCAAGCTCGCCGCGTTGCGGCTCGAGGCCGAAACCTACAGCGAGTCGGCGTGGGCCGCTCTCCCCGCGCATGACCGCGAGTTGCATCGCCGGGCCTTCGCCGACAACGCTGCAGACCCTGACTTTCGCACCCTTGTCGACCACACCTATGACGACAACGGCACGAGCCGGACCATCAAAGTGCCGAAGGGCGACGTGTTGCACCAGTTCCGCCAAGACGTCATGTCGGGCGGACTGCCGGCGGTCTCGTGGCTTGTCGCCCCCGAACGGTTCTCAGACCACCCGGGGTCGGCATGGTTCGGCGCCTGGTATCTCAGTGAGGCGATGAACATCCTCACGAAGGACCCCGAGGTCTGGAAGAAGACTGTCTTCATCCTGTGCTATGACGAGAACGACGGCCTTTTCGACCATGTGCCGCCGTTCATCGCCCCTCATCCGGGTCGGCCCGAGACCGGTAAGACTTCTCCAAACATTGACACTTCGGTCGACGTCGCGGACACCCACAACCGAGACCACGCTATCGGCTTAGGATATCGATGCCCGCTCGTGGTCGCCTCACCATGGACCCGCGGCGGCGCGGTGAACTCTCAGGTCAGCGACCACACATCGATCATCAGGTTTATCGAGACATGGTTGGCGGGCAAGGGCAAGCAGGTGCACGAGTCCAACATCAGCACGTGGCGCCGGACGGTCTGCGGTGACCTGACGTCGGCGTTTCAACGCTATGAGGGACAGAAGACCAAGCTGCCCGAGTTCCTCCAGCGTGACACCACCATCGAGCGGATCCATAAGGCCAGCTTTCGCAAGGAGCCGGAGCCCGTCCGAGGCCTGTCGGAGCACGACGCCTTGGCGTCGAAAGTCGCGGCCGCCCAAGAACCAGGCGTCCGCCCCGCCTGCCCCCTGCCTTACGAACTTGAGGCCAGCGTCGTCGTCAAGGGCGGTGAGGCGCACATCAGTCTTCAGGCAGGGGACACGCGGCACGGCAAGAAGGCCGCCGGTGGGGCGTTCATGGCTTATTCCTATGCGCCGACCTTTGTCGCCCGCGCCTATGCCGTGACGCCCGGGGACACCGTCACCGACAAACTCCCCGTTGGTGACCGTGTCCACGTGAGGATCGACGGGCCAAACGGTTTCCTCCGCCAGGTCAAGTCGTCTGGCACGCCCCTGTTCGAGGCAAACGTCCGGTCCCTTGGTGGTGACGTCCAGCTGGAGATCCTTAACCCGTCCGGCGAATCGATCCAAGTGGTGGTCAAGGACCAAAGCTATGGCGAGAAGCTGCCGACGGTCAGA